In the genome of Pecten maximus unplaced genomic scaffold, xPecMax1.1, whole genome shotgun sequence, one region contains:
- the LOC117321204 gene encoding LOW QUALITY PROTEIN: uncharacterized protein LOC117321204 (The sequence of the model RefSeq protein was modified relative to this genomic sequence to represent the inferred CDS: substituted 1 base at 1 genomic stop codon): MKAKSHLGRRRRKTPVSTKASYIVYPSNVVVGVKRGPLKSPFKPLHSSHYNVSPAFKKSKQSSSPYFSPLISSRLSPICKSPYTFKSPRSKKLKSKSSRSLFGDCIPETDGGLIEKNIEKNEEKENETIEEKVIELVPDVLQELSKHDGLDVSLYQFFRQIKEKRFPIDNIAFRLWIEVVRWFDCNTTTAMRYSTETKTFWKLGWRLFGGKFVHFMTGYKSHGDTVMKRSNPGNYSPNSSEVNFVVPDLNVLRSFDPYQVQGERKPGIFEDMIASISKNLQKKSACLTFDGKKIKQGIKGEHGDVNLIGFEKGETLEAKQMSMQKKIVEIDELIKQLENEGNVDDIPQGCQQYVKSTLLAYLKTLTENIFSIREIRTKKEYCKTKLIERGGETEWRKGKYVYAISAIIAFIHDINVFLDHATKTTDAICNAIAILNGARYVVGRSINLDSNVLYASITKQQEIMTDAHPNEPRLIKQRSTDWFDLRKTAKVTGSTLYRATGCDGIGKLRDHFENVICGIEEKEPSSEAKMAMEHGTANEVNGIATVVGTVVPVLYPGLIFCEEGCAEIRTNDGKPFMVVSPDGSLRGGLTLESTKVAVEVKCPVYKIHNIFPPRYLLQCLAEIEVLDVDYLLYVSWTKDETVIFQVNRDQQLFLESLAVALGVYGDEKPRKPTKLSDDQKRLRAQIVSKSEQIELIGRFPSLFATNDPEQYCEDILSTNGLLELLNTIKELTERHYELKRERATEAVVFLVADLDRSWAKDQIRSAPVSWFTKGYSLTTETMRQIAEEVHTXCHVNGIHIPCESFDGQWHGIVNRTIDGKPLTSFQLQKDVWKQVEQMKKSAIVTELKQLNTEVHYEYVEVEATDGTGKRRKLHATNNGCRLPVYHHKRQLHDKQADHDVSSTSTTLTDVLPEEVKILTSVNDDVLEMTVVDKDFEIEAFLGNVCYTTWAEELSSCQNEVHELKSVVDLDTSPEITINNSNAKSDGIVDQNTNRSVHVDVEDMVCLLSLFKTTKDCNKKGKWDNTSPEKLLENFKSAEKLNLLLDVELRAVVRYLKKKKGVSMKESIPKKQKIRQVAEFLALDQPETTISSRKVRQKQVKSLKELSVNIVMKKISKQALNESYAEYIWPCHFEDWNSHMLNITIDGEEYDWFYHPEYSHKRRQFEVRCIDSTHLLTRTRRKICKGGIEGMTNESWMKVAKSRQTLLTQIMVEEVTDPMSVSMAQTHFDESVENCMRSNGDTKSADLCRDVRQWWHSEDSPGLPAKERLQLRQKLRNRLIGYVNFSSFPPATAYIGGWPSQLWEALISSIDAKALLYSLCHEGTYNVRAFSSMIGETFFAEVTMNDKRGHGTVSCQEFGQYIGNAVEQVQIRMDPERSFSYCTKRSTVYNPVEETECVNETNDVCRICEGEMGSLPPTILTKNHPFDSTQRKRLSGRKKYGTVSTDRNSLQKGSLGVRWDHARCNESRMLLSKKMGIEDN; the protein is encoded by the exons ATGAAGGCCAAGTCCCACCTTGGACGAAGGAGAAGAAAGACTCCCGTTTCAACAAAAGCTTCTTATATAGTTTACCCGTCAAACGTCGTCGTTGGAGTGAAGAGAGGACCATTGAAATCACCTTTTAAACCCTTACACTCATCTCACTATAATGTGTCACCGGcgtttaaaaaatcaaaacagtcCTCATCTCCCTACTTTTCTCCGTTGATTTCTTCACGGCTGTCGCCAATATGTAAATCACCCTACACATTCAAGAGCCCACGCAGCAAAAAGCTCAAGTCAAAATCATCCCGATCGCTATTTGGCGACTGTATACCAGAGACGGATGGAGGGctaattgaaaaaaacatcgaaaaaaaCGAAGAAAAGGAAAATGAGACCATTGAGGAAAAGGTAATCGAACTTGTCCCAGATGTCTTACAAGAACTGTCCAAACACGATGGACTCGATGTTTCACTTTATCAATTTTTTCGCCAAATAAAGGAGAAACGATTTCCAATTGACAACATCGCTTTTCGGCTGTGGATTGAAGTTGTTAGATGGTTTGACTGTAACACAACTACAGCAATGAGATACTCAACTGAAACAAAGACATTTTGGAAACTTGGTTGGAGATTATTTGGCGGCAAATTTGTTCACTTTATGACAGGTTATAAAAGTCACGGAGATACTGTCATGAAGCGTTCCAACCCTGGTAACTACTCCCCAAATTCATCGGAGGTCAACTTTGTGGTGCCAGATCTAAACGTTCTTCGTTCATTTGATCCATATCAAGTGCAAGGAGAAAGGAAACCTGGAATTTTTGAAGACATGATCGCTTCGATAAGTAAAAATCTTCAGAAGAAGTCAGCGTGCCTAACGTTCGACGGGAAAAAGATCAAACAAGGTATCAAGGGCGAACACGGCGATGTCAATCTGATTGGATTTGAAAAAGGGGAGACATTGGAGGCAAAACAGATGTCGATGCAAAAGAAAATCGTTGAAATTGATGAACTTATAAAACAACTCGAAAACGAGGGAAATGTCGACGATATACCGCAAGGATGCCAACAATATGTCAAATCAACACTACTTGCTTACCTTAAAACATTAACCGAAAACATATTCTCCATAAGAGAGATTAGAACAAAAAAAGAGTACTGTAAGACTAAACTAATTGAACGAGGTGGGGAAACAGAGTGGAGAAAGGGGAAGTATGTCTACGCTATTAGTGCCATAATAGCGTTCATTCACGACATCAACGTTTTCCTTGATCACGCTACCAAGACGACCGATGCGATCTGCAATGCCATCGCAATTCTAAATGGAGCTAGGTATGTGGTTGGCCGAAGCATCAACTTAGACAGCAATGTCTTATATGCAAGTATTACAAAACAGCAAGAAATAATGACTGACGCGCATCCTAATGAACCTCGGCTGATAAAGCAGCGATCAACAGATTGGTTTGACCTTAGAAAGACAGCAAAAGTCACTGGAAGTACGCTTTATCGAGCAACAGGCTGTGATGGCATAGGGAAACTGAGAGACCACTTCGAGAATGTGATCTGTGGTATTGAGGAGAAGGAACCGTCTAGTGAGGCAAAGATGGCAATGGAGCACGGGACAGCAAATGAAGTAAACGGGATAGCAACTGTTGTTGGAACGGTTGTGCCCGTTTTATATCCGGGACTGATATTTTGTGAAGAGGGTTGTGCAGAGATACGGACAAATGACGGCAAACCATTTATGGTTGTTTCCCCAGATGGAAGTCTTCGGGGTGGTTTGACATTGGAATCCACGAAGGTTGCAGTCGAAGTAAAATGTCCTGTTTACAAAATTCACAACATATTTCCACCGCGATATCTTCTTCAGTGCCTAGCAGAAATTGAAGTTCTTGACGTTGATTATCTATTGTATGTTAGCTGGACAAAAGACGAAACAGTTATCTTCCAAGTAAACAGAGATCAACAACTTTTCTTGGAGTCGTTGGCGGTTGCCCTGGGAGTTTACGGTGATGAAAAACCAAGAAAGCCCACTAAACTATCTGACGACCAAAAGCGATTAAGAGCTCAAATCGTATCCAAAAGTGAGCAAATAGAACTTATTGGGCGGTTTCCCTCCTTATTTGCCACCAACGATCCAGAACAATACTGTGAAGACATACTTTCTACCAACGGACTGTTAGAACTTTTAAACACTATCAAAGAACTGACTGAAAGACATTATGAACTAAAACGTGAGCGGGCAACTGAGGCCGTCGTATTTCTTGTTGCTGATCTTGATAGAAGCTGGGCTAAGGATCAGATCCGAAGTGCTCCTGTAAGTTGGTTCACAAAGGGATACAGTCTGACAACAGAGACGATGCGACAGATAGCCGAAGAAGTGCACACATAGTGCCACGTAAATGGTATTCACATTCCCTGTGAATCATTCGACGGTCAATGGCATGGTATCGTCAACAGAACCATAGATGGGAAGCCATTGACGTCTTTCCAGCTTCAAAAAGATGTTTGGAAACAGGTAGAACAAATGAAAAAGTCGGCTATAGTTACGGAATTGAAACAGCTGAATACTGAAGTTCACTATGAGTATGTCGAAGTGGAAGCAACTGATGGAACAGGAAAGCGTAGAAAACTACATGCCACGAATAATGGGTGTAGATTACCGGTATATCATCACAAACGCCAGCTTCATGACAAACAGGCAGACCACGATGTTTCTTCTACTTCTACGACGCTTACGGACGTATTACCTGAAGAGGTAAAGATACTCACTTCCGTAAATGATGACGTATTGGAAATGACAGTTGTTGACAAGGACTTTGAAATAGAGGCCTTCTTGGGAAATGTTTGCTATACGACATGGGCAGAAGAGCTTTCCTCGTGTCAGAATGAAGTGCATGAGTTAAAATCTGTAGTTGATCTAGACACTAGCCCAGAAATAACGATAAACAACAGCAACGCGAAATCGGATGGCATTGTTGACCAAAACACCAATCGTAGCGTGCATGTAGATGTGGAAGATATGGTATGCTTACTCTCTTTATTTAAAACGACTAAAGACTGCAATAAAAAGGGTAAATGGGATAATACATCTCCAGAGAAGCTCCTCGAAAACTTCAAGTCGGCTGAAAAGCTTAATCTTCTACTTGATGTAGAGCTGCGAGCGGTTGTGCGATATCTCAAGAAGAAAAAAGGAGTGTCCATGAAGGAATCGATCCCGAAAAAACAGAAAATCCGGCAAGTTGCAGAGTTCTTAGCTTTGGATCAACCGGAAACTACGATCTCTTCACGAAAAGTCCGTCAGAAGCAAGTAAAATCTCTAAAAGAGCTATCGGTAAACATCGTCATGAAGAAAATATCAAAGCAGGCGCTAAATGAATCGTATGCAGAATACATATGGCCCTGTCATTTTGAAGATTGGAATTCCCACATGCTGAACATTACGATAGATGGAGAAGAGTACGACTGGTTCTATCACCCTGAGTACAGCCACAAGCGCAGGCAATTTGAAGTTCGCTGTATCGACTCCACACATCTCCTGACTCGGACAAGAAGAAAGATTTGCAAAGGTGGAATAGAAGGAATGACAAATGAAAGTTGGATGAAGGTTGCGAAATCCCGGCAAACACTACTAACACAAATAATGGTGGAAGAAGTTACTGATCCAATGTCAGTTTCTATGGCACAGACACATTTCGACGAGTCGGTAGAAAACTGCATGCGATCAAATGGTGATACCAAAAGCGCAGATCTTTGCCGAGACGTGCGACAATGGTGGCATTCAGAGGACAGTCCTGGATTACCAGCCAAGGAAAGATTACAACTCAGACAGAAATTAAGAAATCGTCTAATTGGCTATGTAAATTTCTCAAGCTTTCCTCCGGCAACAGCATATATTGGAGGGTGGCCTTCACAGCTATGGGAAGCTCTGATTTCCAGCATCGACGCCAAGGCTCTGCTTTATTCTTTGTGCCACGAAGGAACCTATAATGTCCGCGCGTTCAGTAGCATGATTGGAGAAACGTTTTTTGCTGAGGTGACAATGAATGACAAAAGAGGCCATGGAACTGTTTCCTGCCAGGAATTTGGACAGTATATTGGCAACGCAGTGGAACAAGTACAGATTAGAATGGACCCAGAAAG GTCATTTTCATATTGCACCAAGCGGTCTACTGTATATAATCCAGTTGAGGAGACTGAATGTGTCAACGAAACCAACGACGTATGTAGGATATGTGAAGGAGAAATGGGGAGTCTTCCACCTACAATACTAACCAA GAATCATCCGTTTGACAGCACACAGAGGAAACGTCTTTCCGGGAGGAAAAAGTATGGGACAGTATCGACGGACAGAAATTCATTACAGAAGGGGTCACTTGGAGTAAGATGGGATCACGCACGGTGTAATGAATCTAGGATGTTGTTATCTAAGAAGATGGGTATTGAGGACAACTGA